In one Nocardia tengchongensis genomic region, the following are encoded:
- the cydB gene encoding cytochrome d ubiquinol oxidase subunit II: MSLPEFWFLLIAVLFTGYFVLEGFDFGVGMLMPIIGRGDEKKKRTVLNTIGPVWDGNEVWLLTGGGAMFAAFPEWYASLFSGFYLALLLILVGLIARACAIEWRGKINDPRWRTWCDIGIGLGSWIPALAWGLAFANIVHGVKLNERKQIEGNFLDLLNPYALLGGLTTLLLFMLHGAMFIALKTGNDVRDDAQRIIRVLFVPTAVVVAAFGIWTQLAHGHGWTWIPLALAVIGLLVAGFAASQGRDGWAFTGTALTIAAATVLLFGSLFPNVLPSTINDAFSLTVDGRDGTKSASSTHYTLVVMSWVAVALVPVVLVYQTWTYWVFRKRLTTDHIPAPIGLPMESAKS, translated from the coding sequence ATGAGTCTCCCTGAATTCTGGTTTCTCCTGATCGCGGTCCTGTTCACCGGCTACTTCGTGCTCGAGGGCTTCGACTTCGGCGTCGGCATGCTGATGCCGATCATCGGACGCGGCGACGAGAAGAAGAAGCGGACCGTGCTCAACACCATCGGACCGGTGTGGGACGGCAACGAGGTGTGGCTGCTCACCGGCGGCGGCGCCATGTTCGCGGCCTTCCCCGAGTGGTACGCCAGCCTGTTCTCCGGGTTCTACCTGGCGCTGCTGCTCATCCTGGTCGGACTGATCGCGCGGGCCTGCGCCATCGAATGGCGCGGCAAGATCAACGACCCGCGCTGGCGCACCTGGTGCGACATCGGCATCGGTCTCGGCTCCTGGATCCCCGCCCTGGCCTGGGGCCTGGCCTTCGCCAACATCGTGCACGGGGTGAAACTCAACGAGCGCAAGCAGATCGAAGGCAACTTCCTCGACCTGCTCAACCCGTACGCGCTGCTCGGCGGGCTCACCACGCTGCTGCTGTTCATGCTGCACGGCGCGATGTTCATCGCACTCAAGACCGGCAACGACGTCCGCGACGACGCCCAGCGCATCATCCGGGTGCTGTTCGTGCCCACGGCCGTCGTGGTGGCCGCCTTCGGTATCTGGACCCAGCTCGCTCACGGGCACGGCTGGACCTGGATTCCTTTGGCCCTGGCCGTGATCGGGCTGCTGGTGGCGGGCTTCGCCGCGAGCCAGGGTCGCGACGGCTGGGCGTTCACCGGCACCGCGCTCACCATCGCCGCCGCCACCGTGCTGCTGTTCGGGTCGCTGTTCCCGAATGTGCTGCCGTCCACCATCAATGACGCCTTCAGCCTCACGGTGGACGGGCGCGACGGCACCAAGTCCGCGTCCTCCACCCACTACACGCTGGTCGTGATGAGCTGGGTCGCGGTCGCACTGGTCCCGGTCGTGCTGGTCTACCAGACCTGGACGTACTGGGTGTTCCGCAAACGGCTCACCACGGACCACATCCCGGCGCCCATCGGGCTGCCCATGGAGTCCGCGAAGAGCTGA
- a CDS encoding MOSC domain-containing protein has protein sequence MTGAVGRVLAVCVVHAELEVPAKSSKVGRTAIDKRPVPHRVPVRALGLDGDHVCDTAHHGGTHQAVYAYAEEDAQRWSAELNRDLAAGWFGENLRLAGLPVSDAVIGERWTIGDTLLEVSAPRVPCSTFQWHANEQQWVKRFTAQANTGAYLRVLTEGTIGAGDEVRVVYVPEHGVTVRELFTGADPDRLDLLAAVEPTISDDVRMQIDRHRRRHAAAARR, from the coding sequence GTGACCGGCGCCGTCGGCCGGGTGCTGGCCGTCTGCGTGGTGCACGCCGAGCTCGAGGTGCCCGCCAAGTCCTCGAAGGTGGGTCGCACCGCCATCGACAAACGTCCGGTGCCGCACCGGGTTCCGGTGCGGGCGCTGGGCCTGGACGGTGACCACGTGTGCGACACCGCGCATCACGGCGGCACCCATCAGGCCGTCTACGCCTACGCCGAAGAGGATGCCCAGCGCTGGTCCGCCGAACTGAACCGCGACCTCGCGGCGGGCTGGTTCGGCGAGAACCTGCGGCTGGCGGGCCTTCCGGTCAGCGATGCCGTGATCGGTGAACGCTGGACGATCGGCGACACGCTCCTGGAGGTGTCCGCGCCGCGCGTCCCGTGCTCCACCTTCCAGTGGCACGCCAACGAGCAGCAGTGGGTGAAACGCTTCACGGCACAGGCGAATACGGGTGCTTACCTGCGGGTGCTGACCGAGGGCACGATCGGCGCGGGCGACGAGGTGCGGGTGGTGTACGTCCCCGAGCACGGGGTCACCGTGCGCGAGTTGTTCACCGGCGCGGACCCCGATCGCCTGGATCTGCTGGCCGCGGTCGAGCCGACCATCTCCGACGATGTCCGCATGCAGATCGACCGTCACCGTCGCCGCCATGCCGCGGCGGCCCGCCGATGA
- a CDS encoding aminodeoxychorismate lyase, translated as MVERVLVTLDGAIRDPDAPLLYADDIGALRGDGIFETVLVRDGVPCALELHLARLRRSAEALDLPAPELEAWRFAVELAAEEWGKDRDGTLRMVLTRGRDSDHAGAGERVANKGGALSGGEPATTGYVFVVPVPERVEKARTEGVSVITLSRGISVDVAQTAPWLLLGAKTLSYATNMAALRFAQRMGADDVIFTSTEHRVLEGPRSTVVVQRDNQLITPPARNGVLPGTTQRALFTQAEKAGWECRYEPLFTADLITADAVWMLSSITLAARVNSLDGLRMSAPENAGEIIEMVNRGIALPGSLADW; from the coding sequence ATGGTGGAACGGGTTCTGGTGACACTCGACGGCGCGATCCGGGATCCGGACGCGCCGTTGTTGTATGCGGACGATATCGGGGCGCTGCGGGGCGACGGCATCTTCGAGACGGTGCTGGTGCGCGACGGCGTGCCGTGCGCGCTCGAATTGCATCTGGCGCGACTGCGGCGTTCGGCGGAGGCGCTGGATCTGCCCGCGCCGGAGCTGGAGGCGTGGCGGTTCGCGGTCGAGCTGGCCGCCGAGGAATGGGGCAAGGACCGCGACGGAACGCTGCGGATGGTGCTCACCCGCGGACGTGACAGCGATCACGCCGGGGCTGGCGAACGGGTGGCGAACAAGGGTGGGGCGCTGTCCGGCGGCGAACCCGCCACCACCGGTTACGTTTTCGTGGTCCCGGTGCCCGAGCGTGTGGAAAAGGCTCGCACCGAGGGTGTTTCGGTGATCACACTGTCGCGCGGCATCTCCGTCGATGTGGCGCAGACCGCGCCGTGGCTGCTGCTGGGCGCGAAAACCCTGTCGTACGCGACGAATATGGCCGCGCTGCGGTTCGCCCAGCGGATGGGCGCCGACGATGTCATCTTCACCAGTACCGAGCATCGGGTGCTGGAGGGGCCGCGCTCGACAGTCGTTGTGCAGCGCGACAATCAGCTGATCACCCCGCCCGCCCGCAACGGCGTGCTGCCCGGCACCACGCAGCGGGCGCTGTTCACGCAGGCGGAGAAGGCGGGCTGGGAGTGCCGGTACGAGCCGTTGTTCACGGCCGACCTGATCACCGCCGACGCCGTGTGGATGCTGTCCTCGATCACGCTGGCCGCGCGGGTGAATTCGCTGGACGGTCTGCGCATGTCGGCGCCGGAGAACGCGGGCGAGATCATCGAGATGGTGAATCGAGGGATCGCGCTGCCGGGCAGCCTCGCGGACTGGTAA
- a CDS encoding folate-binding protein YgfZ, with translation MSSSVASPILQVPGAVAGLPESPDAAVAWHYGDPFGEQRAAIQGVAVVDRSHRFVLSITGKERLSWLNTISSQAVADLGDGESAEDLDLDLNGRVLNHFVLTDLDGTVWIDTEGARGPDLLNFLQKMVFWADAKPVDANDHAVLSLLGPGVAGLTETLGVPALPDTYRAVPLPGGGFLRRMPWPTADSFDLLVPRDQLAAWWTKLRDAGAAAAGLWTFEALRVAALRPRLGLDTDDRTIPHEVNWIGGPAEHGAVHLNKGCYRGQETVARVHNLGKPPRHLVLLHLDGSADSRPATGDPVTAGGRAVGTLGTIVDHYELGPIALALIKRTIPVDTELVAGPCAAAIDADSFPSHDEPQAGRLAVDKLRGR, from the coding sequence GTGTCCTCCTCGGTTGCCAGTCCGATCTTGCAGGTTCCAGGGGCTGTCGCGGGGCTGCCGGAGTCACCGGATGCCGCGGTCGCGTGGCATTACGGCGACCCCTTCGGGGAGCAGCGCGCGGCGATCCAGGGGGTCGCGGTGGTCGATCGCTCCCACCGGTTCGTGCTCTCCATCACCGGCAAGGAACGGCTGAGCTGGCTCAACACCATCTCCAGCCAGGCCGTCGCCGATCTGGGCGACGGGGAGTCCGCGGAGGATCTGGATCTGGATCTCAACGGCCGGGTGCTCAATCACTTCGTCCTCACCGACCTGGACGGCACGGTGTGGATCGACACCGAGGGCGCGCGCGGACCCGATCTGCTGAACTTCCTGCAGAAGATGGTCTTCTGGGCCGACGCCAAGCCCGTCGACGCCAATGACCATGCGGTGCTGAGCCTGCTGGGCCCCGGCGTGGCCGGACTCACCGAAACCCTGGGAGTGCCCGCCCTTCCCGACACCTACCGCGCGGTGCCGCTGCCCGGCGGCGGCTTCCTGCGCCGCATGCCGTGGCCGACCGCCGACTCCTTCGACCTGCTGGTCCCCCGCGACCAGCTCGCCGCCTGGTGGACCAAGCTGCGCGACGCGGGCGCGGCGGCCGCGGGCCTGTGGACGTTCGAGGCGCTGCGGGTGGCCGCGCTGCGCCCGCGCCTGGGCCTCGACACCGACGACCGCACCATCCCGCACGAGGTGAACTGGATCGGCGGCCCCGCCGAACACGGTGCCGTGCACCTGAACAAGGGCTGCTACCGCGGTCAGGAGACGGTCGCGCGGGTGCACAATCTCGGCAAGCCGCCCCGGCATCTGGTGCTGCTGCACCTGGACGGTTCCGCGGATTCCCGCCCGGCGACCGGTGATCCGGTGACCGCGGGCGGCCGCGCGGTCGGCACACTGGGCACCATCGTCGACCACTACGAGCTCGGCCCGATCGCGCTGGCCCTGATCAAACGCACCATCCCGGTCGACACCGAGCTGGTGGCGGGCCCGTGCGCGGCGGCCATCGACGCGGATTCGTTTCCGTCGCACGACGAACCGCAGGCCGGCCGGCTCGCCGTCGACAAGCTGCGCGGCCGGTGA